In Methanothermobacter tenebrarum, the sequence AATTTTCAGTAGGAGAAGCCGCGATAAAAGAAATACAAAATATCAACCGCCTACTAATAGAAAGCTCAAAGATATTCAAAGTACCAGTGGAACAACTCCCCAGAGTCTCTGAAAGATTCTTCAAAGAATGGAAATCATTCAAAAACGAGATAAAACGCCTAAAAGAGGAGATAGCACTCCTAAAAATAGAAAATCTCACAGACAAAACCCAAAAAATTGACAACCTCCTATTCATAGGAGAAATCGTCGATGCAAAAATGGATGAAATGCAAGAAATGGCACTAAAACTCACAGAAGACAAAATAGACATCGCCATCCTATTAAACAATAACGGGAAAATCGTGGGAGCATCATCCCAAAAAGCCATCAAAAAAGGCATCAAAATAAACAAGATCATAAAAAAACTCGCAGAAATCCTCGGCGGAGGAGGAGGAGGAAGACCCAACCTCGCACAAGGAGCCGGCCCAAAAACCCACAGAATAAACGAAGTCCTAGAAGAAGCCCGAAGGCTAATAAAAGCCGCCCTTGAGGGTTGAACTTGGGAAAAACAATCAAAGGTATAAAAGAGAAAATAGAAAAAGGAGAAGCCCAAATATTCACAGTCCAACAAATAAAGGAAATGCTCCGCAACCAAGAAAGAATATCCATCGACGACGTGGACATCGTAACCACAGCCACCTGCGGGATAATGTCAGGCACCGCCGCCATCATGCACTTTAAAGTCGCAGAACCCGGAAAATTCAAAAAAGCAAAAAAAGTCTACCTAAACGGTGTCCCAGCAACCCCAGGACCATGCCCAAACGAAAACCTAGGCCTAGTCGACATCATATTATATGGGACATCAACAAGCATAGAAAACCCAGACTACGGAGGAGGATTCCTACTAAACGACATCTTAAAAAGAAAAGAAATAGAAGTCATCATAGAATCAACAGACTCAAAAACCATCAAAACCAGCTTAACCCTAGACAAGATCAAAACCGCTAGGATAATCGGCACAAGAATGGCATACAAAAATTATATGGCATTTATAAACCCAAGTGACGAGCCAATACCATCCATATTCAATCCAATACCAATGGAAGGACCATACAAAGGCCTCTCATTTTCAGGATGCGGTGAACTCAACCCCCTCCAAAACGACCCCACGATGGAAACAATAAAAATCGGCTCCCCAATACTATTAAACGGCGCCCCCGGGATGATCATAGGAGAAGGTACAAGGAGCACACCAGAAAAACCCAACCTCATGATAGCCGCCGACCTCCATCACATGAACCCCTACTACATCGGAGGTTTCAGAACAGCCGCCGGCCCGGAAATATTCAACACAATCGCCATCCCAATACCCATACTCAACAAGAAAATACTCGCAAATACCCTAATAACAAATGACAACATCCCACTACCAATAGCCGATATAAGGGACAGGAGAATAATAAACAAAACCAATTATAAGATTGCCTGGATGGGGGATGAAAGACCATCATACCATCCGCAAAGATGTGCTAATTGTGAAAAATGTCTCGTAGCTGAAAGATGCCCAACCCTAGCCTTCAAGAACACACTAGACCTTGAAAAATGCTTTGGATGTGGAATGTGCGCAAATTCTTGTCCAAATAATGTATTCGAGATGAGAACAGGGAAAGTCACACTCCAAACCAATAATAAAAGCATTAAAGTGCCTGTAGTATGCAGACAATCAGATATAAAACGTGCAAAGAAATTAGCTGAAGAATTAAAATACCGGATAGAATCTGGTGAATTCCCCATCAGATAAACCATGGGTGTAACAGATGGACTATGACCTCATACTTGGACGTTACGGGGAAATAGCCCTTAAAAGTCCGCGGGTTAGGAGAAAATTTGAATCACAACTCATCCATAACATAAAAAGCGCATTTAAAACAGAAGCCCACATAAGAGAGGGTAGAATATTCATCCACCCAGCAGATTTCAAAGAAGCCCTAGACAAACTAACCAAAATCTTCGGGATAATATCATTCTCCCCAGTAATCGCTATGAAAACAGACAAAAAAGTGATCTCAACCAAACTCAGAGAATACGTGGAAAAACTAAACTCAGAGGGCCTATTTGATGAAAAAAAATCCTTCGCAATAAGATGTAAAAGGACCGGAGCCCACAACTTCACAAGCCAAGAACTCGCAGCATACGCAGGTTCAATAGTCCAAGATAAGATAGGGGCCCCAGTAGACCTCACAAAACCAGACATAGAAATATTCCTAGAGGTCAGGGGCGGGAAAACATACCTCTTCCATGAAATCATACCAGGCCCCGGGGGTCTTCCAATCGGCACAAGTGGAAAAGTAGTATCACTACTCTCAGGTGGTATAGATTCTGCCGTTGCAACCTATCTCATAATGAAAAGAGGATGTAAGATACTAGCACTACACTTTGACACACACCCATACACAAGCAAAAAAACTAGGATAAAAATCAAAAAGCTAGCAGATAAACTAAAAGAATACTCCCCAGGTGTGGAATTTGAACTATTAACAATAGAATATGGTGAATACCTCGACTATTGCATATCAAAGGCTCCAAGAAACCTCACCTGCATACTATGCAAATTCGGAATGTATCATATCGCAGAGAAAATAGCCAATGAAAAAAAAGCCCTAGCTATTGTAGATGGTAACAGCATCGGACAAGTAGCATCCCAAACCCTCCATAATATCCTCGCAACACGCTACAGTGTAAAAATCCCCATTCTAAGCCCCCTAATAGGCTTCGACAAGATAGAAATAGAAAACCTTGCAAAAAGAATAGGAACCTACAAAATCTCCACATCCCCAAATGGGGCATGTACCGCAGCCCCACCACATCCAGCGACGAAAATAAGCCCACAAAAACTATTAAAGATAAAGCAGAGCCTAGACTTAGATCCAAAATTAGAAAAGATCATGGAAACAAAAACAAAATACTAATTATAATAGACCCCCATATTCTACTAGTGTTCATAATTGTATATTTTAGCCTGGAGGTGTACCCATAATGAAAACAACAATTAGTGTGATTAAAGCTGACGTCGGGAGCTTAGCAGGTCACGTGCTCGCTCACGAGGCCCTAAAAAAGAAATGCGATGATATACTCTCGGAGGCCAAGGATACAGGGATCCTAGAAGACTATTATATAACCAATTGTGGAGATGACATCGACCTTATAATGACACACCACAGAGGCGAAGAAGACGAAGAAGTGCACGAAACAGCATGGAACGCCTTTAAAGAAGCAACAAACCTTGCAAGGGAAATGAAACTATACGGTGCAGGCCAAGACCTGCTCTCAGACACGTTCTCAGGTAACATAAAGGGTATGGGTCCCGGTTGTGCTGAGATGGAGTTCAAAGAAAGACCAAGCGACCCAGTTATCATATTCTGCTGCGACAAGACAGAACCAGGAGCCTTCAACCTCCCACTCTTCAGAATATTCGCAGACCCATTCAACACAGCAGGACTCGTAATAGACCCCAGCCTACATAACGGCTACAAATTCGAAATCTTCGACGTCATAGAGCACAAGAAAGTCATAATGTCATGTCCAGAGGAAATGTATGACTTACTAGCCCTCCTAGGTGCTATCGGCCGCTATGTGATCAAAAAAATATATAGGAAAGACGATGACGAAATAGCCGCCTCTGTAAGCACAGAAAGACTAAATATCATGGCCGGGAAATATATCGGAAAGGACGACCCAGTAGCTATAGTAAGATCCCAATCAGGCTTCCCAGCAGCTGGGGAAGTGCTAGAACCGTTCTCACTCCCACACCTCGTAGGTGGGTGGATGAGAGGTTCGCACAACGGCCCACTAATGCCGGTACCCCAAAAGGATGCTACACCAGTCCGATTCGACGGTCCACCCAGGGTCATCGGCCTAGGCTTCCAAGTTGCTAACTGCAAATTAATCGGACCAATAGATCTCTTTGACGATCCATCCTTCGACCGTTCAAGGGTACTAGCATCTGAAATAGCAGAATACATGCGA encodes:
- a CDS encoding methanogenesis marker 16 metalloprotein, translating into MGKTIKGIKEKIEKGEAQIFTVQQIKEMLRNQERISIDDVDIVTTATCGIMSGTAAIMHFKVAEPGKFKKAKKVYLNGVPATPGPCPNENLGLVDIILYGTSTSIENPDYGGGFLLNDILKRKEIEVIIESTDSKTIKTSLTLDKIKTARIIGTRMAYKNYMAFINPSDEPIPSIFNPIPMEGPYKGLSFSGCGELNPLQNDPTMETIKIGSPILLNGAPGMIIGEGTRSTPEKPNLMIAADLHHMNPYYIGGFRTAAGPEIFNTIAIPIPILNKKILANTLITNDNIPLPIADIRDRRIINKTNYKIAWMGDERPSYHPQRCANCEKCLVAERCPTLAFKNTLDLEKCFGCGMCANSCPNNVFEMRTGKVTLQTNNKSIKVPVVCRQSDIKRAKKLAEELKYRIESGEFPIR
- the thiI gene encoding tRNA uracil 4-sulfurtransferase ThiI; this translates as MDYDLILGRYGEIALKSPRVRRKFESQLIHNIKSAFKTEAHIREGRIFIHPADFKEALDKLTKIFGIISFSPVIAMKTDKKVISTKLREYVEKLNSEGLFDEKKSFAIRCKRTGAHNFTSQELAAYAGSIVQDKIGAPVDLTKPDIEIFLEVRGGKTYLFHEIIPGPGGLPIGTSGKVVSLLSGGIDSAVATYLIMKRGCKILALHFDTHPYTSKKTRIKIKKLADKLKEYSPGVEFELLTIEYGEYLDYCISKAPRNLTCILCKFGMYHIAEKIANEKKALAIVDGNSIGQVASQTLHNILATRYSVKIPILSPLIGFDKIEIENLAKRIGTYKISTSPNGACTAAPPHPATKISPQKLLKIKQSLDLDPKLEKIMETKTKY
- the fbp gene encoding fructose-1,6-bisphosphate aldolase/phosphatase, producing the protein MKTTISVIKADVGSLAGHVLAHEALKKKCDDILSEAKDTGILEDYYITNCGDDIDLIMTHHRGEEDEEVHETAWNAFKEATNLAREMKLYGAGQDLLSDTFSGNIKGMGPGCAEMEFKERPSDPVIIFCCDKTEPGAFNLPLFRIFADPFNTAGLVIDPSLHNGYKFEIFDVIEHKKVIMSCPEEMYDLLALLGAIGRYVIKKIYRKDDDEIAASVSTERLNIMAGKYIGKDDPVAIVRSQSGFPAAGEVLEPFSLPHLVGGWMRGSHNGPLMPVPQKDATPVRFDGPPRVIGLGFQVANCKLIGPIDLFDDPSFDRSRVLASEIAEYMRRHGPFEPHRLPSDEMEYTTLPEILKKLKGRFEDIE